The Treponema sp. Marseille-Q3903 genomic interval ACCTTCGGTTATATATCCAGTTAAATCCGGGATCGGGTGAGATATATCATCGTTAGGCATTGTAAGAATCGGAATCTGAGTGATTGAACCTTCGCTTCCTGTAACGCGACCTGCACGTTCATAAAGTTCTGCAAGATCCGAATAAAGATATCCCGGATAACCTTTACGACCAGGAACTTCTCCTCGTGTTGTAGAAATTTCACGGAGAGCCTCGCAGTAGTTTGTCATATCTGTCATCACGACAAGTACATGCATTCCTTTTTCAAATGCGAGATATTCTGCCGCTGTCAGTGCACAACGAGGCGTAATTATTCGTTCGATAGAAGGTGCGTCTGCAAGCGACTGAAACATGACCACATTTGAAAGTACACCAGACTCTTCAAAAGTATCTACGAAAAATTTTGCAACGTCATATTTTATACCCATACCGGCAAAAACCATTACAAACTGTTCGTCGCTGTTTCGCAGTTTAGCCTGTCTGATGATTTGTGCGGCGAGTTTATTGTGCGGAAGACCGTTTCCCGAAAAAATAGGAAGTTTTTGTCCGCGAACAAGCGAGTTCATACCATCGATTGCAGAAATCCCAGTCTGAATAAAATCACGCGGATAAATACGAGCATATGGGTTCATCGGGTTTCCGTTTATGTTTCGTTTTTCAGAACTTATGATTGCAGGATACCCGTCGATCGCTTCTCCAAGCCCGTTGAACACTCGCCCAAGAAGTTGCTCTCCTACCCTCAGTTCAAGAGGTTTATCGAGAAACTCAAATGAAGATTCTTCGAGGTCGAGACCTGTAGTAGAGCCGAAACTCTGAACAACTACTGCGTCTTCAGAAATATCAACAATTTTACCGATTCTCTTCTCTCCGCGTCTGTCGCGAATGCAGACTGTTTCATTGTAAAAAACATTTTCCGTGCGTTTCATAACAACGATTGGTCCGTCTACTGAGGTCACACCTCTATATTCTGTTCCTTTCATTCTACATTCCTACTTTATAAAGTCGTTCAACTTCGCCAATCTGCTTATCAAGATTGCCTTTGATATCCTGTATTTTTTCGAGCTTGTCGTTCGGAATTGTCATCTTAATACGGGTGATTTCTTCGCAAACAGGAAGTGTTGATACTTGCTGTAAAGTTGCACCGCCTTTTATGCAGTTCAATGCCCGCTCATAGTATTCCAG includes:
- a CDS encoding V-type ATP synthase subunit B — encoded protein: MKGTEYRGVTSVDGPIVVMKRTENVFYNETVCIRDRRGEKRIGKIVDISEDAVVVQSFGSTTGLDLEESSFEFLDKPLELRVGEQLLGRVFNGLGEAIDGYPAIISSEKRNINGNPMNPYARIYPRDFIQTGISAIDGMNSLVRGQKLPIFSGNGLPHNKLAAQIIRQAKLRNSDEQFVMVFAGMGIKYDVAKFFVDTFEESGVLSNVVMFQSLADAPSIERIITPRCALTAAEYLAFEKGMHVLVVMTDMTNYCEALREISTTRGEVPGRKGYPGYLYSDLAELYERAGRVTGSEGSITQIPILTMPNDDISHPIPDLTGYITEGQIVLGREMTQKGLYPPVAGLPSLSRLMKDGIGPEMTREDHANVSSQLFASYSKVKSIRNLAAIIGEEELSELDKQYLKFGKRLEEEFFSQGEYEDRTIEQTLDIGWKILAELPSSELTRIKPEFIAKYMS